A section of the Neorhizobium galegae bv. orientalis str. HAMBI 540 genome encodes:
- the cydB gene encoding cytochrome d ubiquinol oxidase subunit II, with amino-acid sequence MVIDLPFIWAAIIAFAVLAYVILDGFDLGVGILFPLFPEKRHRDVMMNSVAPVWDGNETWLVLGGGGLMAVFPLAYATILPALYASIIAMLLGLIFRGVAFEYRWRTGRAQYLWNWAFAGGSFMAALAQGIALGALVQGIPVANRAYSGGWWDWLTPFSIATGLAVVIGYALLGSTWLVMKTTGDLRDKARSLSYIAALATLAAMAIFSLWTPFLEPLYLKRWFSWPTAIFSIIVPLLVLGCFWLLLTGLKNNRDSRPFLAALGLFILGYAGIGISFYPYIVPTSVTIWDAAAPDESLGFLLVGALILVPLILAYTSYAYWVFRGKIDPEEGYH; translated from the coding sequence ATGGTCATTGACCTTCCCTTCATCTGGGCGGCCATCATCGCCTTTGCGGTGCTTGCCTATGTCATCCTCGACGGCTTCGACCTCGGCGTCGGCATCCTCTTTCCGCTGTTTCCGGAAAAGCGCCATCGCGACGTGATGATGAACAGCGTCGCACCGGTCTGGGACGGCAACGAGACCTGGCTGGTGCTGGGTGGCGGCGGGCTGATGGCGGTCTTTCCGCTCGCCTATGCGACGATCCTGCCGGCACTCTACGCATCTATCATCGCCATGCTGCTCGGGCTGATCTTTCGAGGCGTCGCCTTCGAATACCGCTGGCGCACCGGCCGGGCGCAATATCTCTGGAACTGGGCCTTTGCCGGCGGCTCGTTCATGGCGGCGTTGGCCCAAGGGATCGCGCTCGGGGCGTTGGTACAGGGCATTCCGGTTGCAAACCGCGCCTATTCCGGCGGCTGGTGGGACTGGCTGACACCGTTTTCGATCGCCACCGGCCTTGCGGTCGTCATCGGTTACGCACTGCTCGGCTCGACCTGGCTGGTGATGAAAACGACGGGCGACCTTCGCGACAAGGCCCGCAGCCTTTCCTATATCGCAGCGCTCGCGACGCTCGCCGCGATGGCGATCTTCAGCCTCTGGACGCCCTTTCTCGAACCGCTCTATCTGAAACGCTGGTTTTCCTGGCCGACGGCGATCTTCAGCATCATCGTGCCGCTGCTTGTCCTCGGCTGCTTCTGGCTTCTGCTCACGGGCCTGAAAAACAACCGCGACAGCCGGCCTTTCCTTGCGGCGCTCGGCCTTTTCATACTTGGCTACGCAGGCATCGGCATCAGCTTCTATCCGTATATCGTACCGACATCCGTGACGATCTGGGATGCGGCGGCCCCCGACGAAAGCCTCGGCTTCCTGCTGGTCGGCGCGCTGATCCTCGTGCCGCTGATCCTTGCCTATACGAGCTATGCCTATTGGGTCTTCCGCGGCAAGATCGATCCGGAAGAGGGTTATCACTGA
- a CDS encoding phospholipase D-like domain-containing protein, with amino-acid sequence MDATTQSLQTLKTSFVFDPIIRPGRNAWRSARAKKLAFLIDADDYYRRLDQVLRQAEHSVFIIGWDFNPDILLLPRGPDGETLGALLHRMVEEKPSLEIRILVWGMGPVYSGKSLKMFGRMGWNDHPRIFLHFDFDHPLRASHHQKIVVIDDGTAFLGGIDLTARRWDDRSHAIVNPLRRAPDGTAYGPVHDMQAIVTGDTAKLIGDVARRRWKKATRETLAPLDTHSAPPWPADLEPALTDCNTGLALTEAWKWKGRRGHREAIRLTHDALKAAKSHLYIETQYLASFGVARTLARQLRKADGPEILVIVTRESHGFLEKLMMGHNRNRLIRRLKRADRYGRLRVFYAVVSDGDGREQEIIVHSKLIIVDDRFVRVGSSNLNNRSEGLDTEADLAIETSQPAGRQAIAALRNELIAEHLDAQPAEVARIIAETGSMLAAVDRLNVKSRGLRSYHVDTEKGETASLVGTGIIDPKQPFWPIPEIKIGFRRLFARLSHYRLL; translated from the coding sequence GTGGACGCAACGACGCAATCACTCCAGACCCTAAAAACGTCATTCGTGTTCGACCCGATCATCCGACCGGGCCGCAACGCGTGGCGTAGCGCGAGGGCGAAAAAGCTCGCCTTTCTGATCGATGCCGACGACTATTACCGCCGACTGGATCAGGTGCTGAGGCAGGCGGAACATTCGGTCTTCATCATCGGCTGGGATTTCAATCCCGACATTCTCCTTCTTCCTCGCGGTCCGGACGGAGAGACCCTCGGCGCGCTGCTGCACAGGATGGTCGAGGAAAAACCTTCGCTTGAAATCCGCATCCTGGTCTGGGGCATGGGCCCGGTCTACTCCGGCAAGAGCCTGAAGATGTTCGGCAGGATGGGCTGGAACGATCATCCGCGCATTTTCCTGCATTTCGATTTCGATCATCCGCTGCGCGCCAGCCATCACCAGAAAATCGTCGTGATCGACGACGGGACAGCCTTCCTCGGCGGCATCGACCTGACCGCCCGTCGCTGGGACGACCGCAGCCACGCAATAGTCAACCCGCTTCGCCGGGCTCCGGACGGAACCGCCTATGGCCCCGTCCACGACATGCAAGCGATCGTGACCGGTGATACGGCAAAGCTGATCGGCGATGTCGCCCGCCGCCGGTGGAAGAAGGCGACCCGAGAAACGCTTGCGCCACTTGATACGCACAGCGCGCCTCCCTGGCCAGCAGACCTGGAGCCGGCGTTGACCGACTGCAACACCGGTCTGGCGCTGACTGAAGCGTGGAAATGGAAGGGCCGCCGCGGCCACCGCGAGGCGATCCGGCTGACCCACGACGCGCTGAAGGCGGCAAAAAGCCACCTCTATATCGAGACCCAGTATCTCGCCTCCTTCGGCGTGGCGCGGACGCTTGCCAGACAGTTGAGGAAAGCAGACGGCCCTGAAATCCTCGTGATCGTCACGCGCGAATCCCACGGCTTCCTGGAAAAGCTGATGATGGGCCACAACCGCAACCGGCTGATCCGCCGCCTGAAGCGCGCGGATCGTTATGGACGGCTGCGGGTTTTCTATGCCGTGGTTTCCGACGGCGACGGCAGGGAGCAGGAGATCATCGTTCACTCCAAACTGATCATCGTCGACGACCGGTTCGTGCGCGTCGGCTCTTCCAATCTCAACAATCGCTCGGAAGGCCTGGACACGGAGGCGGACCTTGCGATCGAAACCTCTCAACCGGCGGGCCGACAGGCGATCGCGGCACTGCGCAACGAGCTGATCGCCGAACACCTCGATGCCCAACCGGCGGAAGTTGCGCGGATCATCGCGGAAACCGGCTCCATGCTGGCGGCCGTCGATCGGCTGAACGTCAAGTCCCGCGGCCTGCGGAGCTACCACGTCGATACGGAAAAAGGCGAAACCGCATCCCTCGTCGGCACGGGGATCATCGATCCGAAACAGCCCTTTTGGCCGATCCCGGAAATCAAGATCGGTTTCCGGCGGCTTTTCGCCCGCCTGTCACATTACCGTCTGCTCTAG
- a CDS encoding helix-turn-helix domain-containing protein codes for MENDPVQAIATRLKIEREARGWSLAELAERSGVSKAMISKIERSEASPTATVLGRLSGAFGLPLSVLLALAERAQERVALQAEQSVWTDPETGYTRRAVSPPNSLLELLDVSLPSGVRVPYPASAFAFQHQQIWVLSGRLDFQEGAVTHQLTEGDCLLLGTPADCVFFNPGTEPARYVVALTRR; via the coding sequence ATGGAGAACGACCCGGTCCAGGCGATCGCCACTCGGCTGAAGATCGAGCGGGAGGCGCGGGGCTGGTCGCTCGCCGAGCTTGCCGAACGCTCGGGCGTGTCCAAGGCGATGATCAGCAAGATCGAGCGCAGCGAGGCGAGCCCGACGGCGACCGTGCTCGGCCGGCTCTCGGGCGCCTTCGGTCTGCCGCTTTCGGTACTGCTGGCGCTTGCCGAGCGGGCACAGGAGCGTGTCGCGCTACAGGCGGAACAGTCGGTCTGGACCGATCCGGAGACGGGTTATACGCGACGTGCAGTCTCCCCACCGAATTCGCTGCTGGAGCTTCTGGATGTGTCGCTGCCCTCAGGCGTCCGCGTGCCCTATCCGGCATCCGCCTTCGCCTTCCAGCACCAGCAGATCTGGGTGCTTTCGGGCCGGCTCGATTTCCAGGAGGGAGCGGTGACGCATCAGCTTACCGAAGGCGATTGCCTTCTGCTCGGGACGCCGGCCGATTGCGTCTTTTTCAATCCGGGCACGGAACCGGCGCGTTATGTTGTGGCGCTGACACGGCGTTAG
- a CDS encoding putative bifunctional lysylphosphatidylglycerol flippase/synthetase, whose amino-acid sequence MIARRHLLKFLIGVAICLAAFLVYRSLGRYTVDEIEESVRSIAGLRLATAFFFVILSYLCLGGFDALAVRYAGKPLLLRQTSLASFTALSIGHNVGLSALSSGAVRYRFYTRWGLTGEDIAKVIVFCGVTVGLGLGTLAGLALLLQPGDTVDLLGLDRTARLTVGLLCLAGPATHLMVCAFVRRPLVVRSWRFEPPAIQLALGQVAIGTLNFACVAASIQQLLASFTDAGYLDVASAYVTANLAALISHVPGGLGVLEATMLGILPTSASIGALVAFRVLYFFVPLTVGVPMLLVTEAYYRHRGGRFLEQTVM is encoded by the coding sequence ATGATCGCCAGACGCCATCTGCTCAAGTTTCTGATCGGCGTTGCGATCTGCCTGGCGGCCTTCCTCGTCTATCGCAGTCTCGGTCGCTACACGGTCGACGAGATCGAGGAATCGGTCCGGTCGATCGCCGGTTTGCGGCTGGCGACTGCCTTCTTTTTCGTCATCCTCTCCTATCTCTGCCTTGGTGGGTTCGATGCGCTTGCGGTGCGGTATGCGGGCAAGCCGCTTCTCTTGCGCCAGACCTCGCTCGCGTCCTTCACGGCTCTGTCGATCGGTCACAATGTCGGGCTTTCCGCGCTCAGCAGCGGCGCCGTGCGCTACCGGTTCTACACGCGCTGGGGCCTGACTGGAGAGGACATTGCCAAGGTCATAGTGTTCTGCGGGGTGACCGTCGGCCTCGGTCTTGGAACGCTCGCCGGACTGGCGTTGCTGCTCCAGCCCGGTGACACGGTGGACCTGCTGGGCCTCGACCGCACGGCACGGCTGACGGTCGGCTTGCTCTGCCTCGCCGGTCCCGCCACCCATCTCATGGTCTGCGCCTTCGTGCGTCGCCCGCTCGTCGTGCGCAGCTGGCGTTTCGAACCGCCGGCGATACAGCTCGCGCTCGGCCAGGTCGCCATCGGCACGCTGAACTTCGCCTGCGTCGCGGCGTCCATCCAGCAGCTTCTGGCGAGCTTTACCGATGCCGGTTACCTGGATGTGGCCAGCGCCTACGTCACCGCCAACCTGGCCGCGCTGATCAGCCATGTGCCGGGCGGGCTCGGCGTGCTGGAGGCGACGATGCTCGGGATCCTGCCGACATCCGCGTCGATCGGTGCACTGGTCGCCTTCCGCGTGCTCTATTTTTTCGTGCCGCTCACGGTCGGTGTGCCGATGCTGCTCGTCACCGAGGCCTATTATCGTCATCGGGGCGGCAGGTTCCTAGAGCAGACGGTAATGTGA
- a CDS encoding LLM class flavin-dependent oxidoreductase encodes MTREIRFNAFDMNCVGHIQQGLWAHPRDQSHRYAQLHYWTDYAKRLEAGLFDGIFLADVLGVNDVFGGSNAAALRGAVQVPVNDPLLLVPAMAAVTEHLSFGVTANLTHEPPFVFARRMSTLDHLTGGRIGWNIVTGYLDSAAKAIGLGGMAAHDDRYDLADEYMEVMYRLWEASWEDDAVVFDRANHVYADPAKVHKVHHRGKQYGIEAIHLCEPSPQRTPVLYQAGSSTRGRQFAATHAECVFVNGQKTEGVKGIVDDIRARAVEYGRNAEDVKVFVGATIVTGRTEKEAREKFEDYRAYASSEGALVHAAGSLGIDFAKYDLDEPIETGKSSAIVSNVEAMTRTAGPQWTKRKLLDQMVLGSRQAPMIGSAEQIADNLVAWMDEAGVDGFNLSRTVVPECFDDIIELVIPILQERGLYKTGYREGPFREKLFGTPRLPSRHIAARYRITG; translated from the coding sequence GTGACACGCGAAATCCGTTTCAACGCCTTCGATATGAACTGCGTCGGCCACATCCAGCAGGGGCTCTGGGCACATCCCCGCGATCAGTCGCACCGTTATGCGCAACTGCACTACTGGACGGACTATGCGAAAAGGCTGGAGGCCGGCCTGTTCGACGGCATATTCCTCGCCGACGTTCTCGGCGTCAACGACGTCTTCGGAGGCAGCAACGCGGCGGCTTTGAGGGGTGCCGTACAGGTGCCAGTCAACGATCCGCTGCTGTTGGTGCCGGCCATGGCCGCGGTCACCGAACATCTCTCATTTGGCGTTACCGCCAACCTGACCCATGAACCGCCGTTCGTATTTGCCCGCCGCATGTCGACGCTCGATCACCTGACGGGTGGCCGGATCGGCTGGAACATCGTCACCGGTTACCTCGACAGCGCCGCCAAGGCCATCGGCCTCGGCGGCATGGCCGCCCACGACGACCGCTACGACCTCGCCGACGAATATATGGAGGTCATGTACCGGCTGTGGGAGGCAAGCTGGGAAGACGATGCCGTGGTCTTCGACCGGGCAAATCACGTCTATGCAGACCCGGCCAAGGTCCACAAGGTGCACCACCGCGGCAAGCAATACGGCATCGAGGCGATCCATCTCTGCGAACCCTCGCCGCAGCGCACACCGGTCCTCTACCAGGCCGGTTCCTCAACCCGCGGCCGGCAGTTCGCCGCCACCCACGCCGAGTGCGTCTTCGTCAACGGCCAGAAGACCGAAGGCGTCAAGGGCATCGTCGACGACATCAGGGCTCGCGCCGTCGAATACGGCCGCAACGCGGAGGACGTCAAAGTCTTTGTCGGCGCCACGATCGTTACCGGCCGCACCGAAAAGGAAGCCCGCGAAAAATTCGAGGATTATCGCGCCTATGCGAGTTCCGAAGGCGCGCTCGTGCATGCGGCCGGCTCGCTCGGCATCGATTTTGCAAAATACGATCTCGACGAACCGATCGAGACCGGCAAGAGTTCGGCGATCGTCTCCAATGTCGAGGCGATGACCCGCACCGCCGGGCCGCAATGGACCAAGCGCAAGCTGCTCGACCAGATGGTTCTCGGCAGCCGCCAGGCGCCGATGATCGGTTCCGCCGAACAGATCGCCGACAATCTCGTCGCCTGGATGGATGAGGCCGGCGTCGACGGTTTTAACCTGTCGCGCACCGTTGTGCCGGAATGTTTCGACGATATCATCGAGCTTGTGATTCCGATCCTGCAGGAGCGTGGCCTCTACAAGACCGGCTATCGCGAAGGTCCGTTCCGTGAAAAGCTGTTCGGAACGCCGCGCCTGCCGAGCCGGCATATCGCCGCCAGATACCGCATCACGGGATAA
- a CDS encoding MFS transporter, with protein MSTATTLETPAEGRWSMLALLCFAVVLSFSCWFSANAIAPELKRAWSLSENAAAWLTNGVQIGFVIGALAASLFNLPDLIRMNRLMAASALLAALSNAALALEPGPAGAILCRMVTGFALAGVYPPALKLVSTWFISGRGLALAGVIGAITAGSSLPHLFRGMSSAVDWHNVVLLSSSATLVGAVVLLLFTREGPYPFGKALFDPRQIGRVLKDRNLLLVNGGYLGHMWELYAMWAWLLAYLTAALDKGGTGISSEASLLTFIAVASGVFGCFAGGVLSDRFGRTATTAGLMIVSGLCALTIGFVFDGPFWLLALVVIVWGISIIGDSAQFSAAVTELADRNYIGTALSLQMGMGFALTIFMIWLMPHLAAILGGWRWTFVLLAVGPIFGAASMLILRSRPEAVRLAGGRR; from the coding sequence ATGAGCACCGCGACGACCCTGGAAACGCCAGCCGAAGGCCGCTGGTCGATGCTGGCGCTGCTGTGCTTCGCCGTCGTGCTCTCCTTTTCCTGCTGGTTTTCGGCAAACGCGATCGCGCCGGAGCTGAAACGCGCCTGGTCGCTGTCCGAAAATGCCGCCGCCTGGCTCACAAACGGCGTGCAGATCGGCTTCGTGATCGGCGCTCTGGCCGCAAGCCTCTTCAACCTGCCGGACCTCATCCGCATGAACCGGCTGATGGCGGCCTCCGCCCTGCTTGCCGCGCTCTCCAATGCCGCCTTGGCTCTGGAACCCGGCCCGGCCGGCGCCATCCTCTGCCGCATGGTCACCGGCTTCGCACTTGCCGGCGTTTATCCGCCGGCGCTGAAGCTCGTCTCAACCTGGTTTATCTCCGGACGAGGCCTGGCGTTGGCCGGCGTCATCGGCGCGATCACCGCCGGCTCGTCGCTGCCGCATCTCTTTCGCGGCATGTCATCCGCCGTTGACTGGCACAATGTCGTGTTGCTTTCGAGCAGTGCGACGCTGGTCGGCGCCGTCGTTCTCCTCCTCTTCACCCGTGAAGGCCCCTATCCGTTCGGCAAGGCTCTGTTCGATCCGCGCCAGATCGGCCGGGTGCTGAAGGACCGCAACCTGCTGCTCGTCAACGGCGGTTATCTCGGCCATATGTGGGAACTTTATGCCATGTGGGCCTGGCTGCTCGCCTATCTGACCGCAGCCCTCGACAAGGGTGGAACCGGCATCAGCAGCGAGGCCTCGCTGCTCACCTTCATCGCGGTTGCATCAGGCGTGTTCGGCTGTTTTGCCGGCGGCGTGCTCTCGGACCGTTTTGGCCGTACCGCCACCACCGCCGGCCTGATGATTGTCTCCGGCCTCTGCGCCCTGACCATCGGCTTCGTCTTCGACGGCCCCTTCTGGCTGCTGGCGCTGGTGGTGATCGTCTGGGGCATTTCGATCATCGGAGACTCGGCGCAATTCTCGGCCGCTGTCACCGAACTTGCCGACCGCAACTACATCGGCACGGCACTATCACTGCAGATGGGCATGGGTTTCGCGCTGACGATCTTCATGATCTGGCTGATGCCGCATCTGGCCGCAATTCTCGGCGGCTGGCGTTGGACATTCGTGTTGCTGGCGGTCGGGCCGATCTTCGGCGCCGCTTCCATGCTGATCCTGCGAAGCAGGCCGGAAGCCGTCCGGCTTGCCGGCGGAAGGCGCTGA
- a CDS encoding ferritin-like domain-containing protein, producing MTHARDNFLAWLRAAHAMEEQAIVTLFAQSKRIESYPDLRARIVRHLHETEKHAQALKALLDQFSGTGSALALKDMAAKLAAKAQGVGGMLTSDEVVKGAMASYAFEHMEIASYRVLIAAADELDEMEAKTVFERILDEEIAMADWLEANLDAITRVFLMRDERDLMAKR from the coding sequence ATGACCCATGCCCGAGACAACTTCCTTGCCTGGCTGCGTGCGGCGCATGCCATGGAGGAACAGGCAATCGTCACGCTCTTCGCTCAATCCAAGCGGATCGAGAGCTATCCGGACCTCAGGGCCAGGATCGTCCGGCACCTACATGAGACGGAGAAACACGCCCAGGCGCTGAAGGCGCTGCTGGATCAATTTTCGGGAACCGGCAGCGCTTTGGCGCTCAAGGACATGGCGGCCAAGCTGGCGGCCAAGGCACAGGGCGTCGGCGGCATGTTGACCAGCGACGAGGTGGTCAAGGGAGCGATGGCAAGTTATGCCTTCGAACACATGGAGATCGCCAGCTACAGGGTTCTGATTGCAGCGGCCGACGAACTCGATGAAATGGAAGCAAAGACCGTCTTCGAACGCATTCTGGACGAAGAGATCGCTATGGCGGACTGGCTGGAAGCCAATCTTGATGCCATCACCCGCGTATTCCTGATGCGGGACGAGCGGGACCTGATGGCCAAGAGATAG
- a CDS encoding endonuclease/exonuclease/phosphatase family protein, whose translation MTDQILPAEAGPAPAQPLKTRHRLRILSYNVHSCIGTDRRLDPARVAEVIAALEPDIIGLQELDVGRSRTGGIDQAHAIASLLRMEFHFHAALNVAEERYGDAILTALPARMIKGAGLPSHGEQRGAVWVEIEVGEHKLQVFNTHLGLLGGDRMRQIGEILGPVWMGAPDCQGKPKILIGDFNATPVTATYKAVARQMADAPLVSGGRPKATFPSRLPLLRIDHVFVSSEVTPIATQVVSTPLSRRASDHLPLLVTVEL comes from the coding sequence ATGACGGATCAGATATTGCCAGCCGAGGCCGGCCCCGCCCCGGCCCAGCCTTTGAAGACAAGGCATCGCCTGAGAATCTTGAGCTATAATGTGCACAGCTGCATCGGTACCGATCGCCGGCTCGACCCCGCCCGGGTGGCAGAGGTCATCGCGGCCCTGGAACCGGATATCATCGGATTGCAGGAATTGGATGTCGGCCGCAGCCGCACCGGCGGGATAGATCAGGCGCATGCGATCGCCTCTCTTCTGCGGATGGAATTCCATTTCCACGCAGCGCTCAACGTCGCCGAAGAGCGTTATGGCGATGCGATCCTGACCGCCCTGCCGGCAAGAATGATCAAGGGTGCCGGCCTGCCCTCGCATGGCGAACAGCGCGGGGCGGTCTGGGTGGAAATAGAGGTCGGGGAGCACAAGCTGCAGGTCTTCAATACCCATCTCGGCCTGCTGGGCGGCGACCGGATGCGCCAGATCGGCGAAATTCTAGGCCCAGTTTGGATGGGCGCACCGGATTGCCAAGGCAAGCCGAAGATCCTGATCGGCGATTTCAACGCCACGCCTGTGACCGCGACCTACAAGGCCGTCGCCCGTCAGATGGCGGACGCGCCGCTTGTCAGCGGGGGACGGCCCAAAGCCACTTTCCCGTCGCGTCTGCCGCTTTTGAGGATCGACCACGTCTTCGTCTCCAGCGAAGTCACGCCGATTGCGACGCAGGTCGTATCGACCCCGCTTTCCCGCCGGGCCTCCGATCATCTGCCGCTTCTGGTCACTGTCGAACTTTGA
- a CDS encoding phosphoribosyltransferase — MFGLSPTFIDREDAGRQLAEAMQAAMPPDPILMALPRGGVPVAFEVAQRLGLPLDLLIVRKIGAPGHPEYGIGAVVDGREPHVIVDEDAARRFHVPPGYLAAEREHQLAEIERRHRMYFGEDEPSEHDHTGRDIILVDDGIANGVSIRAGIHALKDMGVASIRIAVPVAPRLLLESLQEEVDDIVCLSAPERMEAVSLHYGDFRETTDQDVVRLLKEAHRLSRTLSH; from the coding sequence ATGTTCGGTCTAAGCCCAACCTTTATCGATCGCGAGGACGCCGGAAGGCAATTGGCGGAAGCCATGCAGGCGGCGATGCCGCCGGATCCGATCCTGATGGCGCTGCCGCGTGGCGGCGTGCCCGTGGCCTTCGAAGTCGCCCAGCGGCTCGGCCTGCCGCTCGATCTTCTCATCGTCCGCAAGATCGGCGCGCCCGGTCATCCCGAATACGGCATCGGCGCTGTCGTGGATGGGCGTGAGCCGCATGTGATCGTCGATGAGGATGCCGCTCGCCGTTTCCATGTGCCGCCGGGCTATCTTGCGGCCGAGCGCGAACATCAGCTCGCAGAAATCGAGCGCCGACATCGGATGTATTTCGGCGAGGACGAGCCGAGCGAGCATGATCATACGGGTCGCGACATCATTCTCGTCGATGATGGTATTGCAAACGGCGTTTCGATCCGCGCCGGCATCCATGCGCTGAAAGACATGGGTGTAGCGTCGATCCGGATCGCGGTGCCGGTCGCGCCGCGTCTATTGCTGGAATCACTGCAGGAGGAGGTGGACGACATCGTCTGCCTGTCGGCGCCGGAGCGCATGGAAGCCGTCAGTCTGCACTACGGCGACTTCAGGGAGACGACCGACCAGGACGTGGTGCGCCTTCTGAAGGAGGCTCACCGGCTCAGCCGCACCCTGAGCCATTGA
- a CDS encoding cytochrome ubiquinol oxidase subunit I yields MFETFDATLLARMQFAFTVSFHIIFPAFSIGLASYLAVLEGLWLWTKKVVYLELFDFWKTIFALAFGMGVVSGIVMSYQFGTNWSVFSDKVGPIIGPLMGYEVLSAFFLEAGFLGIMLFGRNRVGPGLHFFATLMVAVGTLISATWILSANSWMQTPQGFAMNDKGQFIPADWWAVIFNPSFPYRLVHMVLAAYLTTALVVGAVGGLHLLRRTAPLRAGTMFSMAMWMLTLVAPIQIFAGDQHGLNTLEHQPVKVMAMEGHYQSHPDGAPLILFGLPNQAEQRIDYAIEIPKLSSLILKHSLDAPLKGLDTVPRELQPPVPIVFWSFRIMVGLGFAMLGLGLWSLYCRWRGRLYTSEWLHRAAMVMGPAGFVAVLAGWVTTEVGRQPYTVYGHLLTANSVSPIAAAAVGSSLIAFVIVYFLVFGAGTFYILRLMSRPPRDPSGDLGEGPIRTAGITPAPHVASLHAGGRHGH; encoded by the coding sequence ATGTTCGAGACCTTCGACGCGACGCTGCTGGCGCGCATGCAGTTCGCCTTCACGGTCTCGTTCCACATCATTTTCCCCGCGTTTTCGATCGGGCTGGCGAGTTATCTCGCTGTGCTGGAAGGTCTTTGGCTGTGGACGAAAAAGGTCGTTTATCTGGAGCTGTTCGACTTCTGGAAGACGATTTTTGCCCTCGCCTTCGGCATGGGCGTCGTCTCCGGTATCGTCATGTCCTACCAGTTCGGCACGAACTGGAGCGTGTTCTCGGACAAGGTCGGCCCGATCATCGGCCCGCTGATGGGTTACGAAGTGCTGTCGGCCTTCTTTCTGGAGGCCGGTTTCCTCGGCATCATGCTGTTCGGCCGCAACCGCGTCGGCCCCGGCCTGCATTTCTTCGCGACGCTGATGGTCGCGGTCGGCACGCTGATTTCGGCCACCTGGATCCTTTCCGCCAACTCCTGGATGCAGACGCCGCAGGGTTTTGCGATGAACGACAAGGGTCAGTTCATCCCCGCCGACTGGTGGGCGGTCATCTTCAACCCGTCCTTCCCCTATCGCCTCGTCCACATGGTGCTCGCCGCCTATCTGACCACCGCCCTTGTGGTCGGCGCGGTCGGCGGCCTGCACCTTCTGCGCCGCACCGCCCCCTTGCGGGCCGGCACGATGTTCTCGATGGCCATGTGGATGCTGACATTGGTCGCCCCGATCCAGATCTTTGCCGGCGACCAGCACGGCCTCAACACGCTGGAGCACCAGCCGGTCAAGGTCATGGCGATGGAGGGCCACTACCAGAGCCATCCGGACGGCGCGCCGCTGATCCTCTTCGGCCTGCCGAACCAGGCCGAACAACGGATCGACTACGCAATCGAGATCCCGAAGCTTTCGAGCCTCATCCTGAAACACAGCCTCGATGCGCCGCTCAAGGGCCTCGACACGGTGCCGCGCGAATTGCAGCCGCCGGTACCAATCGTGTTCTGGTCCTTCCGCATCATGGTCGGCCTCGGCTTCGCCATGCTGGGTCTCGGCCTCTGGAGCCTTTACTGTCGATGGAGAGGCCGCCTCTACACCTCCGAATGGCTGCACCGGGCCGCGATGGTGATGGGGCCAGCCGGCTTCGTCGCCGTGCTCGCCGGGTGGGTGACAACCGAGGTCGGCCGCCAGCCCTATACGGTCTACGGCCACCTGCTGACCGCCAATTCCGTCTCGCCGATCGCGGCGGCGGCTGTAGGCTCCTCACTGATCGCCTTCGTCATCGTCTATTTCCTCGTCTTTGGCGCGGGCACCTTCTACATCCTGCGGCTGATGTCCCGGCCGCCGCGCGATCCGAGCGGCGATCTCGGCGAAGGCCCGATCCGAACCGCCGGCATTACGCCCGCCCCACACGTCGCATCGCTCCATGCAGGAGGCCGTCATGGTCATTGA